One genomic segment of Arachis duranensis cultivar V14167 chromosome 4, aradu.V14167.gnm2.J7QH, whole genome shotgun sequence includes these proteins:
- the LOC107483579 gene encoding phylloplanin, with protein sequence MAMKIVVMLSLLVVVAMAIPEAKAQLGILNDLLGSANIQGTVLCTLNLKDNVDDNGDGAPAFSNAQVQLMCGGKVLSNATTNGAGKFSMKMDSVDSLVYDLSSMLNGCNLMVPTPLSDCNSNLPSVGSLISTLRFLGITNSVANITPSGFHFVPS encoded by the exons ATGGCCATGAAAATTGTTGTTATGTTGTCTCTCTTAGTTGTTGTTGCAATGGCAATTCCTGAAGCCAAAGCTCAGCTTGGGATTCTAAATGATCTCCTTGGTTCAGCTAACATTCAAGGGACAGTCTTGTGCACTTTGAATTTGAAGGACAATGTTGATGATAATGGGGATGGAGCCCCAGCATTTTCAA ATGCTCAAGTGCAACTAATGTGTGGAGGGAAGGTGCTTTCTAATGCAACAACCAATGGTGCCGGAAAATTCTCAATGAAGATGGATTCTGTTGATTCACTTGTATATGATTTATCATCAATGCTCAATGGTTGCAACCTCATGGTTCCAACACCACTCTCTGATTGCAACTCAAACCTTCCTTCTGTTGGGTCTCTTATTTCAACCCTGCGCTTTCTTGGGATAACTAACTCTGTTGCCAACATTACTCCATCAGGATTTCACTTTGTGCCCTCTTAA